The window GGAGTGAGCAGCGTCTCGGCGAGACGGGCCAGGTAGGCGCGCAGCGACAGCCCCTCGGCGGCGGCCATGGCGGCGAGTCTGTCCTTGGTTTCGCCGGAGATGCGGATGGTGGCGTCGGCCATGAGCTTGCTCCTTCCGATACCGCAAGGGTAGGGCTCCTGTCGCCAGTACCCCCGACGTTCGGCCGGCGGACCGGTTCTCCCTCTTGCCTGACGGACCGTCAGCTACGACGATGGCCCGGCACCGATATGACGAATCGGCAGACGAAGGCGAGGCGGGCCCGCCATGGCGCGCGTATTTCCGGAAGGTCGGCTGGTCTACGGGATGCAGCTCCCGGTCCAGTCGCAGAGCACCCTCTACGCCGAGCCCTGGGAGGCGTCGGCCACCGCCGCCGATCTCGCCGCGGTCGCACGGGCCGCCGACCGGGCCGGCTTCGGGTACGTGGCCACCTGCGACCACGTGGCCATCCCGCGGCGGCTCGCCGGCCCCATGAGCACCGTCTGGTACGACCCGGTGGCCACCCTGTCCTTCCTCGCCGGGGTCACCGAGCACGTGCGGCTGCTCAGCCACGTGGCGATCCTCGGCCTGCGCCACCCGCTGATCAGCGCCAAGCAGTACGCCACCCTCGACCACCTCTCCGGCGGCCGGCTGATCCTCGGCGTCGGCGCGGGGCACGTCCAGGAGGAGTTCGAGATCCTCGGCGTGGACTTCGCGCGCCGCGGGGCCGTCCTCGACGAGACCCTGGACGCGCTGCGGGCGGCGCTGGGGCCCGAGGAGTACCCGGAGTTCGAGGGCGAGCTGTTCTCCTTCAGGGACC of the Streptomyces sp. NBC_01294 genome contains:
- a CDS encoding LLM class F420-dependent oxidoreductase gives rise to the protein MARVFPEGRLVYGMQLPVQSQSTLYAEPWEASATAADLAAVARAADRAGFGYVATCDHVAIPRRLAGPMSTVWYDPVATLSFLAGVTEHVRLLSHVAILGLRHPLISAKQYATLDHLSGGRLILGVGAGHVQEEFEILGVDFARRGAVLDETLDALRAALGPEEYPEFEGELFSFRDLGQLPRPVQERIPVWVGGSSPAAVRRAAVRGDGWLPQGDPRGRLPAQIARIRELRAEAGVAGPMEIGAITEALYVGEPGWDTGRRTFTGKPEALAESLREYKALGVDQIQVRFRSRDRAELVDQITAFGAEVAPHLNDQPLRLTTSD